Below is a genomic region from Tistrella bauzanensis.
CTGCTGCTGACATCGCAAACCTCCCTCAGGTCCGCGATCATTGAATCGAATTCCTGACCGTTTGGGAATCCCCTATGAGTCAGGACTCACGAGATTTGGTATCAGCCACAGCACCGATCCGGGCGTGAACATCGCGGTGCTGGACCACAGCCACCAGACCGTCCCCACGGGATATGGCCGGCCGGTGGGCGGCGTGCTGGTCAATATCGAGGTCGAGGATGTCGATGCCGAGTGGTCCAGGCTTCAGGCGCGGCCGGATGTGGCCGTCCTGCTGCCGATCCGCGACGAGGCCTTCGGGCAGCGTCATTT
It encodes:
- a CDS encoding VOC family protein; the protein is MNIAVLDHSHQTVPTGYGRPVGGVLVNIEVEDVDAEWSRLQARPDVAVLLPIRDEAFGQRHFVLRDPAGTLIDMIKVIPHAAEYDAAYAGVTE